One part of the Lachnospiraceae bacterium JLR.KK002 genome encodes these proteins:
- a CDS encoding IS5 family transposase yields the protein MYKPIDKLQHSFLDFNQPMGLHMNPDNRWIKLADRIPWDEFEVKYAKLFPSDTGNVAKPLRMALGALIIQTKFQYSDRELVEQIAENPYLQYFIGLPGFREEAPFDASTLVLFRKRISAEMLMEVNEYLLSHKDDDKDDHTPPSVGKSGDDGTAKEDTNKGTLTLDATCAPANIRYPQDISLLNEAREKLENIIYRFCKCYGLKLPRRYRKRARKEYLAFAKSRKHTAKKIRSAIRRQLGYVKRDLGYLEQFMSDGYAMAGKDIDLYLTIIKLHEQQQYMYDNRVHSVEHRIVSIAQPWLRPIVRGKVKAPVEFGAKFDLSLDSEGYGRIEKISFEAYNESTCLIEAIERFKERTGYYPERVLADQIYRTRENRSYCKEHGIRLSGPKLGRPSATAKVDKKQEYQDNTDRIEVERTFSLSKRCYGMSCITTKLEETQLTSIALSVFVTNLFRIQRRILCALLHLFRFWHDRSRCKSWKLQIAT from the coding sequence ATGTACAAACCGATTGACAAGTTACAGCATTCATTCCTCGATTTCAACCAGCCTATGGGACTCCACATGAATCCGGATAACCGTTGGATCAAACTGGCTGACCGCATCCCATGGGACGAGTTTGAAGTAAAATATGCCAAGCTGTTTCCAAGTGATACGGGCAATGTTGCCAAGCCTCTTCGTATGGCATTAGGAGCTCTGATCATCCAGACCAAGTTCCAGTATTCCGACCGTGAGCTTGTAGAACAGATCGCAGAGAATCCGTATCTGCAATACTTTATCGGGCTTCCTGGATTTCGGGAAGAAGCTCCGTTTGATGCAAGTACACTGGTTCTCTTCCGTAAACGCATTTCCGCAGAGATGCTGATGGAAGTAAACGAGTATCTTCTTTCCCATAAGGATGATGACAAAGATGACCATACTCCTCCATCCGTAGGAAAATCCGGTGATGATGGTACTGCAAAAGAAGATACAAACAAAGGAACGCTGACCCTTGATGCAACCTGTGCACCTGCAAACATACGTTATCCGCAGGACATCTCGCTTTTGAACGAAGCAAGAGAGAAGCTGGAAAACATCATTTACCGATTTTGTAAATGTTATGGTCTTAAGCTGCCCAGAAGATACCGCAAACGCGCCAGAAAAGAGTATCTTGCATTTGCCAAGAGCAGAAAGCACACGGCAAAGAAAATCCGCAGCGCAATCCGCAGACAGCTTGGCTATGTGAAAAGAGATCTTGGCTATTTGGAACAGTTCATGAGTGATGGATACGCCATGGCAGGTAAGGATATCGACTTGTATCTTACCATCATCAAGCTGCATGAACAGCAACAGTATATGTATGATAACAGAGTCCATTCTGTGGAGCATCGCATTGTAAGCATTGCGCAGCCATGGCTTCGACCGATTGTCAGAGGTAAGGTCAAAGCACCTGTTGAATTTGGTGCAAAATTTGATCTCAGTCTTGACAGCGAAGGTTACGGGCGTATCGAAAAAATATCTTTTGAGGCATACAACGAGAGTACCTGCCTGATTGAAGCAATAGAGCGTTTCAAAGAACGTACTGGTTATTATCCGGAACGTGTTCTGGCAGATCAGATATATCGGACCAGGGAAAACAGGAGTTATTGCAAGGAGCATGGGATCCGGTTATCAGGTCCAAAGCTGGGCAGACCAAGTGCCACAGCAAAAGTTGATAAAAAGCAAGAGTATCAGGATAATACCGATAGAATCGAAGTGGAGCGCACCTTCAGCCTGAGCAAACGCTGCTATGGTATGAGCTGCATTACCACAAAACTGGAAGAAACGCAGCTGACTTCTATTGCATTATCTGTATTCGTGACGAATCTGTTCAGGATTCAGAGGCGAATACTTTGCGCTCTTTTGCATCTGTTCCGATTCTGGCATGACCGGAGCAGATGTAAGAGTTGGAAGTTGCAGATAGCTACTTAA